cctcaagtgttctcagctttggaagggagccccctattctgcctgtgcccccaggtgctggtaggggcccgtgggagcgctgccttgcccctggagattcacccttagacaatgttagtgggggagaggaggtcttgcgtcggagtacgtaccttcagacagcaccgaagcctctctttccccaggtatggggaccccgtgtacaagaagagtacacaggagaaggcacaccaaggcagagcagccagccatgtctgctggtactcccaaagctgtgtgcgcaaatgaggcctgcccggcaacggggccctgggttgccctggcggtgctgtgacatcgccggcgggcgtgcagaccttgtgaaggtgtcaggagctcctcacaatgggccgctgagcgtgcgcgcggcctgccagctccttcccagtcaccctgcacaggcgtgacctcagtgccaccggctgtttgttgtaggccgtgcttctcctgagcgccgtttggcggggaggcggtctttcacggagccgggcaggctgtgcagacgagcctctgcagggcctgacgaaagctagggaggatgcgcaggagcaggctgggagactgtctggctccgtgcatttccccacagtaaaacagtagccacaggaaaacactaggcacgttaagggagtgtttaaatgggtacgtctgctttagaccccacgacaggcaggggctttcctttccccgaagaaaggaaggcggctgtgaccccgacccccccccccaccccttgctctcgggctgacacactgccccggcaaggcagcaaaagccacattccaaaattcattttcggggtgccgtgctccctggtattgctaccttagtataatccttgcactccagttggaaatagcgtgtgggctgtggccccataatgctgatatacaagccatggaagcagttacccagcgagggcagttgacctggaaaaaacaatagtgaatctgtaaccacagaagtgatagaaaacacacccatcgatgccttaacgcttttaaatgaagacatacacaatattggccaaactactgtacagaatcatttcacacttgactgtttgctagcctctcaaggagcagtgtgtgccttaactaatgacagttgctgtttttatgttaaccatttccatcagattactactgatgtatatcagatagccaaccgcactaaagttttgcatatcgttggggaggacctccagtgacccctgagtgctgagcaaacctagtcagcaaaggagaagtgacactgcagactcgccctgtaagcctctgggtagcgtggaactgggttgtctgttgaccaccctgttggtatccatcctgttaccggctgaggccatcggttctgttgtgtaaccgtggtctggcactgtttgattggatgaaaaaccctaagcctctgaaggacagaagaaagccacatacctctgtgtggactcagtctcaccctcacttggcctgcacacccagcaacccacccatcagcagggacaccccgatggcaactgccagggagaacctgaatcatcccagcatagcttgagtacgctgagaacaatctggggaaaaccgtactggagaggtggtccataaggacaaggaaaggctgagaacggtcactgtaccgtgcatctgtggcttaaccacagagctctgatatgtgcattctgttttcagttctttactttttagctttgttagacttgtagatggtctggtgtaagttgttcagtgttgtccagtgtccgtcgtatgtgtgtaactgcttagctctagtaaattcttacacttgacaaatgatgatctcttgagttcagtgcaactaacccgaatctgaaagaatctccgacgcccctctattggcgcgtcacagtcaacaaaaccaccttggataaaacagtgagtaggctacaccctgcttacggaatatagtccttgtctcaaacaggcccgcaagtttcactgttaaagtgaaacaggtttgttgcctgggttcagcaacagttcagcatcctgggcagggcactccccttcctcaccactcccatccctgcctctatacccccaccccaaatccaccaaagacactctccaagcacttcaaatgcaactctgacacttctcttcagtggcagaattatttcagcctcagcctccaaaccccttcagtaatacttctcaaacaccactcagcttaggaatccccatccctaatgatgaagacccccacccccaccagcccaaaaagtactgacagcaaagccattcaaaatcctgcaaggcacattcaaacacgagagcatcccactgttatctcggcagtcacttgccttctgggccattttacactgtacttgtcttcctttatcacctccggtttcaaattcacacatacacagtcacaaaataaagactggccattcagaatgtaaggaggcaagactacaggctacttcatctcagcattaagctcaaatatcacaagaaacagctaagccaagagatgctgttctgagaaacttccccacataaacagatgctttgcttcagactgacctagccaggtggcaaactcactaattcagacacacatacaagttctgccaattgctgtaatgttaagaaacaaacggatacatgcatatccgcttgggccctaatgggtgcacttttgcgtctgtaactagagaccctggataaatagggaaaaaaagaaagcatgtattacgaccacgagtttcacttcacaccagcaaaagctgaaggaggcttcagaacttcacacaccacccccaggtgccctccatgtcggcaggcttcccaattacagcccacattcccagcccaggcactcacctgagcactgtcccccaaggctgaaggcagttgctggctgtgttgtttgttgctcctagggtggcagcagcggtggcagcggcagcaggcgctgctccaaaggtcaaccccgcgggcgctgcttgcggggccgcactgcttacggtgctgatactgaagctgggtgttgctgcctgggttgcactaccactggaaaaagtaaaccctccagttgtcccagactcagtggtagtggcggtggtaccagcagagccaaaaacaaagccagagggggctgctgcttgccttgagggcgcactagccggtacagagccgccgaacccaaagcctcctgtgatacctgcagcttgagttgtgctactgcctcccaagtgtaatttgggtgcctttcccctagggaaaaaaaaaaaaaaagtaaggtaatctgagacatatatccagtgaactactaagaatcagctttcttacaaagtatttactgacagcagagaacatcttaatttcagagatgt
This is a stretch of genomic DNA from Dromaius novaehollandiae isolate bDroNov1 unplaced genomic scaffold, bDroNov1.hap1 HAP1_SCAFFOLD_136, whole genome shotgun sequence. It encodes these proteins:
- the LOC135325965 gene encoding nuclear pore glycoprotein p62-like, encoding MNQFSFGSGAAGGGFTFGVPKTAAATTAATGFSFSTSAASGGFSFGTAAQTPASSQPAGLFSLSTPASTAQPAGFSFGTQPAATAAPAGAVFSLGGKAPKLHLGGSSTTQAAGITGGFGFGGSVPASAPSRQAAAPSGFVFGSAGTTATTTESGTTGGFTFSSGSATQAATPSFSISTVSSAAPQAAPAGLTFGAAPAAAATAAATLGATNNTASNCLQPWGTVLRSTALAG